One Pyrus communis chromosome 4, drPyrComm1.1, whole genome shotgun sequence genomic region harbors:
- the LOC137730940 gene encoding pto-interacting protein 1-like — protein sequence MSCFSCCVQDDTRRASENGPYVTNHSAGNNGGYYREEAVPVDTQTVNILPIAVAAIPVDELKDLTDNFGTKSLIGEGSYGRVYHGVLKSGPAAAIKKLDSSKQLEREFLSQVSVVSRLKHENVVELVGYCVDGPLRLLAYEYAPNGSLHDIIHGKKGVKGAQPGPVLSWVQRVKIAVGAARGLEYLHEKAQPHIVHRDIKSCNILLFDDDVAKIADFDLSNQAPDMAARLHSTRVLGTFGYHAPEYAMTGELSSKSDVYSFGVVLLELLTGRKPVDHTLPRGQQSLVTWATPKLSEDKVKQCVDARLNGEYPSKAVAKFAAVAALCVQYEANFRPNMSIVVNALQPLLLARSTPRH from the exons ATGAGCTGCTTCAGTTGTTGTGTACAAGATGACACCCGTAGAGCTTCTGAGAATGGACCATATGTAACAAATCACTCAGCAG GCAATAATGGAGGTTACTATCGCGAAGAAGCTGTACCCGTGGATACTCAGACTGTAAATATCCTTCCCATTGCTGTCGCTGCCATTCCAGTGGATGAATTGAAAGATTTGACAGATAACTTTGGCACAAAATCTTTAATCGGTGAGGGTTCATATGGAAGAGTATATCATGGTGTTCTGAAAAGTGGGCCTGCTGCAGCTATTAAGAAGTTAGATTCCAGTAAACAACTGGAGCGAGAATTTTTATCGCAG GTCTCCGTGGTTTCAAGACTAAAACATGAAAATGTTGTGGAGCTTGTTGGTTATTGTGTTGATGGCCCTCTCCGTCTCCTTGCCTATGAGTATGCTCCTAATGGGTCTCTTCACGATATTATCCACG GAAAGAAAGGTGTTAAGGGAGCACAGCCAGGTCCGGTTTTGTCATGGGTACAAAGGGTTAAAATTGCTGTAGGAGCAGCTAGAGGACTTGAATATCTACATGAAAAGGCTCAGCCTCATATAGTCCATCGTGATATTAAGTCCTGCAATATACTGCTTTTTGATGATGATGTTGCAAAGATTGCTGATTTTGATCTGTCAAATCAAGCACCTGATATGGCAGCACGTCTTCATTCTACTCGTGTTCTTGGGACTTTTGGTTATCATGCTCCAGA ATATGCAATGACCGGAGAGCTGAGTTCAAAAAGTGATGTTTACAGCTTTGGTGTAGTGTTGCTTGAACTCTTGACTGGGCGTAAACCTGTTGATCACACATTGCCGCGTGGGCAGCAGAGCCTTGTGACATGG GCAACGCCTAAACTCAGTGAGGATAAGGTGAAGCAGTGTGTTGATGCTAGACTCAATGGAGAATACCCTTCCAAGGCAGTTGCAAAG TTTGCTGCTGTTGCCGCCTTGTGCGTCCAATATGAAGCTAATTTTCGGCCAAATATGAGCATTGTTGTCAACGCTCTACAACCTCTATTGCTTGCTCGGTCCACTCCCCGCCATTGA